In Nisaea acidiphila, the DNA window CGAGGAAGGCGGCGGGGGCGCCAAGGCGATGATCCAGGACGGTCTGTTCGACCGCTTCCCCTGCGATGCGGTCTATGGCCTGCATAACATGCCGCAGATCCCGAAGAACCAGTTCGCGATCCGCAAGGGCCCGCTGATGGCGGGTGCGGATTCCGTGACCATCACCATCAAGGCACGCGGGGGCCATGCCGCCATGCCGCACATGGCGATCGATCCGATCGCGATCGGGACGCAGATCTACCAGGCGGCCCAGACCTTCGTTTCCCGCTCGATCGATCCGTTCGAAAACGCGGTTGTTTCGATCACCCAGTTCCATGCCGGCACGGCCAATAACGTCATCCCGGGCGAAGCGATGCTGAATGCGTCTGTCCGGACCATGACCAAAGCGACGCAGACGCTGATCAAGGAGAAGTTCCAGAAGCTCTGCGAAGGGCTCGCGCATGCCAACGGTATCGAGATCGAATGCGTCTACAGGGAAGGCTATCCGGTCACGACGAACCACGACGCACAGGTCGAGCGTGTCGTCGCCGCCGCTGCGAGCGTGGTCGGTGCGGATGCGGTCGATACCGACACGGACGCCCTGATGGGGAGCGAGGATTTCTCCTACATGCTCGAAGAGCGTCCCGGTGCGTACATCTTCCTCGGCGGCGGTGACGAGACCCATACTCATTCGGTCCATCACCCGGAATACGACTTCAACGACGAGACCCTGACCACCGGCGCCAGCCTCTGGGCTGCGCTTGTGGAAGCGGAATTGCCGCGCGCAGGCTGAACGCGGGGCCTCGCTTACCGGTCTCTTTTGCGGGCTTGAAGCAGCGGTGCTGCCTCAGGCCCGCATGACGTTTGCAGGGACAGAATTTCGGGCCACGGCGAGGGACCGTGATTGAGCCTTGCGGTTGCCACCCGATTGTCGGAATGCGAGCCTTCAGAAGGCAATAAAACGAGTTCCGAGGATGAGGATATGAAGCACCCGAGGCCGTCGCTGACGGAGTTGCTCGATTTCAAGACCAGGATCAATGTGGTCGATATCGGAGCCAATCCGCATGGCGGAAGCGCATTGCCACCTTATCAGGGCATGCTTGAACGTGGGCTCGTTCATCTCGTCGGGTTCGAACCCAATCCTGAAGCACTTGCCCTTCTTGAAGCGGAGAAAAGCGTCGATGAGACCTATCTGCCGCATGCTGTCTTTGATGGAAGCGTGCAGACGCTGAATTTGTGTCATGCCTCCGGCATGACCTCGCTTTTCGAACCGAACGAGGCCGTTCTCAACGGCTTTCATGGTTTCAGCGAATGGGGAAAGGTCATCGGGCGAGAGGAGATCGAGACGGTCCGTCTGGACGACGTTTCCGAAATCGAGGAGCTCGATTTCCTTAAGATCGACATCCAGGGAGCCGAGCTCGAAGTTTTCCGGAACGGCACGGAGAAGCTCGCCGGCTGTCTCGTTATTCAAACCGAAGTCGAGTTTTTGGAGATGTATAGGGGGCAGCCGCTCTTCGCGGACGTCGATCAGTTCCTGCGCGGTCTCGGCTTCATGCTGCACCGCTTCGAGGATCTGACCAGCCGTGCCGTCAAACCGCTTGTCGTGAACAACGATCCCTATGCCGGCGTGGGGCAGGTGCTCTGGGCCGACGCCATCTATATTCGTGATTTCACCCGCTTCGCGGAACTCGGCGCGGGTAAGCTGCTGAAATTGGCGCTTATCCTGCACGATGTCTATGGTTCCTTCGATCTGGCGCTCCGAGCGTTATTGGTACGGGACGCCATGCTCGGGACGGATCTTGGGAAGTTGTATCTGGAAAAATTGTCGAACGGCTGATCAATAATCCATTGCCGTTGAGGCGCTTGTGGAACGCCAGCCTGCCGGTCACCCTTGAAGCGGGGACCAGTAGCCAATCGGGGACAGCAATGACATCGCCTAAATTCGATTTCGAGAACGTGATCAGGCCGGGACTTCCGGCTCCCGGCGGCCGGTGGAGCGGATTTCCGCCGTTTAACTTCGTTGGTGGACACAATGCGCCGGAGAGCATCCCGACCTCGGACCTGATCGCGGCGATGACGCGGGTCCTGGAGCGCGAGGGCGCGACACTCGCGACCTACAATCTGGAAAGCGGCGCGCAGGGATACCGCCCACTGCGCGAATTCGTGGCCGCTAAGCTCGGCCGCGATGCCGGCATGAAATGTACGGCGGACGACGTGCTGATGGTTTCGGGATCTCTGCAGGGGCTCGATCTGATCAACCAGGTGCTGCTCGCGCCCGGCGATACGGTGCTGATCGAGGCGGCGACCTATGGCGGGTGCCTGACCCGATACCAGCGCCTCGGGGTCACGGCGGTCGGGATCGGTCTCGACGAGCACGGCATGAAGATGGACGAGCTTGCCGCCACGCTGAAGTCGCTCGCGGACGAAGGCAATAAGCCGAAATATATCTACACCATCCCGACGGTGCAGAACCCGACCGCGTCCATCCTCCCGCTCGAACGGCGCCAGGAGCTGTTGCGCCTCGCGGCGGAGTACGACGTGCCGGTGGTTGAGGACGAGTGCTACTCCGACCTGATCTGGAGCGGCGAACGGCCTCCGGCGATGCATGCGCTGGACGAGAGCGGGCGCGTGATCTTCGTCGGCTCTTTCTCGAAATCCATTGCCCCGGCCCTCAGGGTCGGGTTCGTGGTTGCGCCCTGGGCCTTCATGTCACAGATGCTGCCGCTGAAGACGGATGCCGGATCCGGCGCGCTTGAGCAGATGGTGCTCGCGGAATACTGCCGGGAGCATTTCGAAAGCCATGTCGCGGCACTGAATAAGACGCTGAAACAGAAATGCGACGCGCTGGTCGAGGCGGTGGAAGCGAATTTCGGCACCGCTGCCGAATTCGAGCGCCCGCCGGGCGGGATCTTCCTTTGGGTGAAACTGCCGGCCGAGGTCGATACCTCGCGCCTTGCCAAAGAAGCCGCGAAGCACGGGATCGAGATCAATCCGGGCGCCGAATGGTCGATCGAGGGGCCGGACGCGAAGCGCGCTCTCAGGATCTGCTATGCCAACCCGCCGATCGAGACCATCCGCAAGGGCGTCGCCGCACTCGCGGAGGTTTGCCGGGAGGAATTCGGCGTGCCGAAGACGGTGGCGAACCGCTAGAGAGCGGATCCGAGAAAACGGTCGAGCGCGGCAAGGCCTTCAGGGAAGTTCCGGCGGCACATGCCGAAACGGACATGATCGTCGCCCGCGTCGAGGCAGAGGCTCGGCGCGAGCGCGATCGAGGCGTCGCGGATCAGTCTGTCACTCAGATCCTGCGTGCCTCCGGGGCCGAGCCAGCGCGGAAAGGCGACCGTGCCGGCGGCCGGTGGCGTCCAGGAAAAGAGATTGCCGTGGCGCGCGATGAAGCTGTCGGCCGCCTCGATGCTCGCCTCCAGGATCGCGCTGTTGCGGGCCAGAAGCGTGCCTTCATGTTTGAAGGCGAGCTCCGCCAGGAACGCCACGGGCGCGGGGACGTAGGCGTTGAAGAGATTCTTCACCGCTTTCACTTTGGCCATCGCCGCGCTGTCGCGGCCTGCGAGCCAGCCGAAGCGCAGGCTCGGGAGCCCGCATGTCTTGGAAAGGCCGTGCAGTGAAATCGCTTTCTCATAGCGGTCCGCGAGCTTCGGTACCGCGTTGCCGAGCGGAAGGCCGGCATAGATCTCG includes these proteins:
- a CDS encoding M20 aminoacylase family protein, with product MAIKNRIAEFEAEMREWRHDFHMYPELCYEETRTAGIVAEKLRAWGIETHEGIGKTGVVGVIRGNGSGDGAIGIRADMDALPMQEVSNPEYKSKVDGKMHACGHDGHTSVLLGAAKYLAETRNFDGTVHLFFQPAEEGGGGAKAMIQDGLFDRFPCDAVYGLHNMPQIPKNQFAIRKGPLMAGADSVTITIKARGGHAAMPHMAIDPIAIGTQIYQAAQTFVSRSIDPFENAVVSITQFHAGTANNVIPGEAMLNASVRTMTKATQTLIKEKFQKLCEGLAHANGIEIECVYREGYPVTTNHDAQVERVVAAAASVVGADAVDTDTDALMGSEDFSYMLEERPGAYIFLGGGDETHTHSVHHPEYDFNDETLTTGASLWAALVEAELPRAG
- a CDS encoding FkbM family methyltransferase; its protein translation is MKHPRPSLTELLDFKTRINVVDIGANPHGGSALPPYQGMLERGLVHLVGFEPNPEALALLEAEKSVDETYLPHAVFDGSVQTLNLCHASGMTSLFEPNEAVLNGFHGFSEWGKVIGREEIETVRLDDVSEIEELDFLKIDIQGAELEVFRNGTEKLAGCLVIQTEVEFLEMYRGQPLFADVDQFLRGLGFMLHRFEDLTSRAVKPLVVNNDPYAGVGQVLWADAIYIRDFTRFAELGAGKLLKLALILHDVYGSFDLALRALLVRDAMLGTDLGKLYLEKLSNG
- a CDS encoding aminotransferase-like domain-containing protein; its protein translation is MTSPKFDFENVIRPGLPAPGGRWSGFPPFNFVGGHNAPESIPTSDLIAAMTRVLEREGATLATYNLESGAQGYRPLREFVAAKLGRDAGMKCTADDVLMVSGSLQGLDLINQVLLAPGDTVLIEAATYGGCLTRYQRLGVTAVGIGLDEHGMKMDELAATLKSLADEGNKPKYIYTIPTVQNPTASILPLERRQELLRLAAEYDVPVVEDECYSDLIWSGERPPAMHALDESGRVIFVGSFSKSIAPALRVGFVVAPWAFMSQMLPLKTDAGSGALEQMVLAEYCREHFESHVAALNKTLKQKCDALVEAVEANFGTAAEFERPPGGIFLWVKLPAEVDTSRLAKEAAKHGIEINPGAEWSIEGPDAKRALRICYANPPIETIRKGVAALAEVCREEFGVPKTVANR